The window CTTCATCCACATAAATATAGACCAGGTATCTTTTTCCTTCAACAATTTTGGTTTTCTGCTGTTTGTAGGGAATAAATAAATCTTTGATGATTCCCCAATCCATAAAGGCTCCGCTGGGAAGACTCTGCACACAGCTCATTACGGCAAATTCTCCTACTTCCGCTAATGGGATTTCTGTAGTTGCCTTTAATTTATCGTCATCCTGATATACAAAAACTTCAACTTCTTCGCCTTCTTCTTTTTCGTCCTGAATAAAGATTTTAGGCAGAAAAGCCTTTTCTCCGGCTTCATCCACGAGGATCCATCCTGAATTAATTTTTTCTGAAATTGTTAAAGTCTGAGTTTTTCCGAGTTGCATTGATGATAAAATTAGCTTACAAAGGTACGGAAATTTGAAGATGCCAACCTAGTTAATGAGGGTATAATTCTTTTGAACATTTTATAAGAGCTTTGAAGTACCAACAATATATTTAAAGTTTTGGTTGAAGCCAGTGATTTGTTATAAAAAAATAAACGGGCTTCCTTCGACCTCGCTCAGGATAATAGCCCGTTTTTTATTGAATATTATAATTTTGAAACATATTCCATCAGTTCACGTCTGCTGCTTTCAAAATCAAAGGCATCAGTTACTATAATATAATGTTCTCTGTCTACACAGTTGCGGTAGATAGATTTAGCTAATGCCAGCTTTTTATTATCAAAACTTATTGCTTTCACCAAATCTCTTATTTGTGCAGCAGTAAACATTGAAACACGCATCTGCTGATTAATCATCGTGATTTTCCCATCATCAAATCTTTCATTATCCATCATCGTATCAAAAAAGTGGCGAAAAGATTGAGTATCCATCGCATTTCCGTTATTATTATATCCACCTCCGGACTGACTTCCGTAAGGATTATTCCAGATATCATTCCAGTCATTAAATCCGTATTGATTTTGAAGAGGATAAGAATCTAAAAGATACAGTCCTTCATTGGTAAAAAAATCCAATACCATTCTGTTGTTATTGCGAAGCATTAAAGTAGTTCTGTAGATCAGAAAACCGTTTTCGTAGATTGAGAGGGGCATTCCACCTGATGACAGGTCGAAAAACCTGTATTTTCCTGACCCGTTTGCGATCATCTGGTCTCCTATTTCAACGGTAAAAAAGCCCTGTTCCGGAATTCTCAGAAACACTTCTGCATAACCATAGTTTCTGTCCCAATCGTAATGGGAGTTTTTGATTCTGTTCCCGGATCCACTTCCATTTCTTTGGGGAATCGCTGTATTTCCGGATCTTGATGGATCAAAGGTTTTATTTCTTTCATCCGGGCTTTTAGAGGTTCTCATTTCTGTGGTTGAAGCCTCATTTTTTAATAATTCTCCAGCCTTTCCTGCTTCCTGTGCAAACGAGCTGATTCCCGCCAGCAGCATCCAACTCATAAA of the Chryseobacterium aureum genome contains:
- a CDS encoding DUF4476 domain-containing protein — protein: MKKIFMSWMLLAGISSFAQEAGKAGELLKNEASTTEMRTSKSPDERNKTFDPSRSGNTAIPQRNGSGSGNRIKNSHYDWDRNYGYAEVFLRIPEQGFFTVEIGDQMIANGSGKYRFFDLSSGGMPLSIYENGFLIYRTTLMLRNNNRMVLDFFTNEGLYLLDSYPLQNQYGFNDWNDIWNNPYGSQSGGGYNNNGNAMDTQSFRHFFDTMMDNERFDDGKITMINQQMRVSMFTAAQIRDLVKAISFDNKKLALAKSIYRNCVDREHYIIVTDAFDFESSRRELMEYVSKL